Proteins from a genomic interval of Paenibacillus sp. FSL H8-0048:
- a CDS encoding stalk domain-containing protein, which produces MFFRKSSVLLLVSLLIVSLGLPAGSGAAAGVVRAVSVSGGSAHGIAAWSDGTVTGWGDNKFGQVGDGTSINQYIPRQVEGLSGIVQVAAAGSVSFALSKDGEVWGWGRDYSSYIQNDPKLRDQKRGGPVKLEGLQEVSSIATNGNLGIAVRKDGTATLWYPSYDQPGVLPAQIHYLALKAVSGVRSALINGNDALFLTKEGSVKQMSVVNTVYNRIRLESDPVSVATLASSSITGMAATNGELFLLRSDGQVLRWNKGLKAPSAVAGLNNVYKLDTGFYRLFALKRNGTLWQWNYNSGALAKPYQIKKGNQISNIWGSSGTFGFAQHKDGTLLGWGDSFDTGLATGRGTVTKDQAGYILAPVQPPLMFFVNGEPFSFYGTASIKDGKLYVPQNSVFKALGVKVSMSTSNPDPKLYYKQMSVWSFVYGSNTVQVKFSDPLELYINGKKSDREFTMNNLPDSAQFPLETICNLLGIGLQWNKSTGEVRLEN; this is translated from the coding sequence TTGTTTTTTCGTAAATCATCAGTTCTGCTCCTCGTATCACTGCTGATAGTATCCTTAGGTCTGCCAGCCGGAAGTGGGGCTGCTGCTGGGGTGGTAAGAGCGGTAAGTGTGTCCGGCGGCTCTGCGCATGGAATAGCGGCCTGGAGTGACGGGACCGTCACCGGCTGGGGAGACAATAAGTTCGGTCAAGTCGGGGACGGTACAAGTATTAATCAGTACATTCCGAGACAGGTAGAAGGTCTAAGCGGAATCGTGCAGGTGGCGGCAGCGGGAAGCGTATCCTTTGCGCTCAGTAAGGATGGAGAGGTATGGGGGTGGGGCCGGGACTACAGCAGCTATATTCAGAATGACCCCAAATTGCGGGATCAAAAACGGGGAGGTCCAGTGAAGCTGGAGGGTCTGCAGGAGGTATCCTCTATCGCCACAAATGGTAACCTTGGTATCGCTGTGAGAAAAGACGGAACGGCCACCCTGTGGTACCCGTCCTACGATCAGCCTGGCGTGCTGCCGGCACAGATTCACTATTTAGCACTCAAGGCAGTCTCCGGAGTCAGATCCGCCCTAATTAACGGTAACGATGCGTTGTTTCTTACTAAAGAGGGCAGTGTGAAGCAAATGAGTGTTGTTAATACCGTGTATAACCGTATCCGCTTGGAGAGTGATCCAGTCAGTGTAGCTACGCTAGCTTCATCCTCAATAACCGGTATGGCAGCTACAAATGGTGAACTGTTCCTGCTGCGCAGTGACGGCCAAGTCTTGCGTTGGAACAAGGGGCTCAAAGCACCTTCTGCCGTTGCTGGCCTTAATAATGTCTACAAGCTGGATACCGGCTTCTACCGGCTGTTTGCCTTGAAGAGGAATGGAACGCTCTGGCAATGGAACTATAATTCTGGAGCACTGGCGAAGCCGTATCAGATCAAAAAAGGAAATCAAATCAGCAATATTTGGGGAAGCAGCGGAACCTTTGGCTTTGCCCAGCACAAGGATGGGACGCTTCTGGGCTGGGGCGACAGCTTCGACACGGGGCTTGCGACCGGGAGGGGGACAGTGACCAAGGATCAAGCGGGATATATCCTGGCACCGGTCCAGCCGCCGCTGATGTTCTTCGTCAACGGTGAGCCGTTCTCCTTCTATGGCACAGCTTCCATTAAGGACGGCAAGCTGTATGTACCGCAGAACAGTGTGTTCAAGGCACTTGGCGTGAAGGTAAGCATGAGCACATCCAACCCTGATCCGAAATTATATTATAAACAAATGTCGGTCTGGTCTTTCGTATACGGAAGTAACACTGTCCAGGTCAAATTCAGCGATCCGCTCGAATTATATATCAATGGCAAGAAATCAGACCGCGAATTTACAATGAACAATCTGCCGGATTCGGCACAATTCCCGCTGGAGACCATATGTAATCTTCTCGGAATTGGCTTACAGTGGAATAAAAGTACGGGTGAAGTCAGGCTGGAGAATTGA
- a CDS encoding toxic anion resistance protein yields the protein MSFTMEIPSPEKLKSVIEEQVQPEPEEVTQLKEQALNNVSSILELDFESLEKRKAVLQSIDSFGMGTMRSSSEKNSLLQVSVGNLSKTGDEGGQVAKGLTELHQQLKDLDPSAVDFAKSGFLGKFFHPLRNYFAKYQKADAVISDIILSLDKGKAVLKNDNTTLEIEQQTLRELTKRLKKEIQLGILMDEEIEKQIEAAKQRSEDEDKVRFITEEVLFPLRQRVMDLQQMLVVNQQGIMAIEVVIRNNKELIRGVDRARNVTVSALKISVTVASALYNQKIVLQKIELLNQTTDNLISGTSRMLKEQGAAIHKQSLETSISVDTLKQAFTDVLSALDSISTYKQEALPKMRETITQFRELADNGEQQIQRLEKGNTLGL from the coding sequence ATGTCATTCACCATGGAAATCCCCAGCCCCGAGAAGCTGAAATCTGTCATTGAGGAGCAGGTCCAGCCGGAGCCGGAGGAAGTCACCCAGCTTAAGGAGCAGGCTCTAAATAATGTATCCAGTATACTGGAGCTGGACTTCGAGTCTCTGGAGAAACGCAAGGCCGTGCTGCAGTCCATTGACAGCTTCGGGATGGGCACCATGCGCTCCTCGTCGGAGAAGAACTCCCTGCTTCAGGTATCGGTGGGCAATCTGTCCAAGACCGGGGATGAAGGCGGCCAGGTCGCCAAGGGATTAACCGAGCTTCATCAGCAGCTTAAGGATCTGGACCCCAGTGCGGTTGATTTCGCCAAAAGCGGGTTCCTCGGCAAGTTTTTCCACCCCCTGCGTAATTATTTCGCCAAATATCAAAAGGCCGATGCCGTTATCTCCGATATTATTCTATCCCTGGATAAAGGCAAAGCCGTGCTGAAGAATGACAATACGACACTGGAGATTGAACAGCAGACCCTGCGGGAGCTGACCAAGCGGCTTAAGAAGGAGATTCAGCTCGGCATCCTGATGGATGAAGAAATCGAGAAGCAGATTGAAGCTGCCAAGCAGCGCAGTGAAGATGAAGATAAGGTGCGGTTCATTACGGAGGAAGTCCTGTTCCCGCTGCGCCAGCGGGTGATGGATCTGCAGCAGATGCTCGTGGTCAATCAGCAAGGCATTATGGCCATCGAGGTTGTCATCCGCAACAACAAGGAACTGATCCGTGGAGTCGACAGAGCCAGGAATGTTACGGTATCTGCGCTCAAAATTTCGGTTACAGTGGCCAGTGCCTTGTACAACCAGAAGATCGTTCTCCAAAAAATCGAGCTGCTGAACCAGACCACCGACAATCTGATCAGCGGCACCTCCAGAATGCTTAAGGAGCAGGGTGCTGCCATTCACAAGCAATCGCTCGAAACCAGCATTTCGGTCGATACGCTGAAGCAGGCCTTCACCGACGTCCTCTCAGCACTGGATTCGATCAGCACCTACAAGCAGGAGGCGCTCCCCAAGATGCGTGAGACCATTACCCAGTTCCGGGAGCTGGCAGATAACGGCGAACAGCAGATTCAGCGGCTGGAAAAGGGCAACACGCTCGGGCTGTAG
- a CDS encoding ornithine carbamoyltransferase — MHFLNINQLTSEQILDIFELTDRLRLRQSEPLLEGKTMILFFPETSLRTRVSFEKGIRDLGGACITFPPETLEKKEAPGDIVRYLENWGDGIIARTPDLCKLEELSACASVPVINAMTAHNHPCEILADLYALRSLRDNYRELTYTFVGPPGNISRTWLEAAQALNLSFHHVCMPGHELASGNHPGYTFHTSLDSVLPESDVILTDSLPKDFLTPEYISAYQITLDRMKQTRPGALLNPCPPFFRNEEVSEEVIASPYFAGFGFKKSLIYLQQAILIYCLSH, encoded by the coding sequence ATGCATTTTTTGAATATTAACCAGCTTACTTCAGAGCAGATTCTGGATATCTTTGAATTAACCGACCGGCTTCGTCTCCGGCAATCAGAACCGCTGCTCGAAGGTAAAACGATGATCCTCTTCTTCCCGGAGACCAGTCTGCGGACCAGGGTCAGCTTCGAGAAAGGCATCCGTGACCTGGGTGGGGCCTGCATTACCTTTCCGCCGGAGACGCTCGAGAAGAAAGAAGCGCCCGGAGATATCGTCCGCTACCTGGAGAACTGGGGGGATGGCATCATCGCCAGAACACCTGACCTCTGCAAACTGGAGGAGCTGTCCGCCTGCGCCTCTGTTCCCGTTATTAATGCGATGACCGCACATAATCACCCTTGCGAGATTCTGGCTGACCTGTATGCTCTGCGCAGCCTCCGGGACAACTACCGGGAGCTGACCTACACCTTCGTTGGACCGCCCGGTAATATATCAAGAACTTGGCTTGAGGCAGCGCAAGCCCTGAATCTCTCCTTCCATCATGTATGCATGCCAGGTCATGAGCTGGCCAGCGGCAATCATCCAGGCTATACCTTTCATACGAGCCTGGATAGCGTGTTACCGGAAAGCGATGTAATTCTTACCGATTCATTGCCCAAGGATTTCCTGACCCCGGAGTATATCAGCGCCTACCAGATTACACTGGACCGGATGAAGCAGACCAGACCCGGGGCGCTGCTGAACCCCTGTCCTCCCTTCTTCCGCAATGAGGAGGTCAGTGAAGAGGTTATTGCTTCGCCTTATTTTGCCGGATTCGGGTTCAAGAAAAGCCTGATCTATCTTCAGCAAGCCATCCTGATCTATTGCTTATCGCATTGA
- a CDS encoding helix-turn-helix domain-containing protein: MLDLRRIGAYISRLRKDRDWTQLELADQLNVSHQAVSKWERGDSLPDIGTLPQVAGVFGLTVDDILNAGDNADHREHPHIGRIVEEIAENRPGQVAELVNAGKLEMEELVEVAPFVKASALNKVTEAIDSSVLTLDVIMRLAPFLGTDLLDELVRQAEKKEMAWNVIAGLAPFVSSSTLSELVDQAADGSREVNNLVGIAPFLEREQLDRLVQQARGDSPSWHSIQGLAPFISRETLGLLVDRVADGNVDGNRLIGLAPFLDRGKLEKLLGEVEAEQLSPDLLASLAPYIDQGTLSRMVTGLLNKGK; the protein is encoded by the coding sequence ATGCTCGACTTACGTAGAATTGGGGCTTATATATCGCGGCTTCGCAAAGACCGGGACTGGACCCAGCTGGAGCTTGCCGATCAACTGAATGTAAGTCATCAGGCGGTATCGAAATGGGAGCGGGGCGACTCGCTGCCGGACATCGGAACACTTCCGCAGGTTGCGGGGGTATTCGGCCTGACCGTCGACGACATTTTGAATGCAGGAGATAACGCAGACCATCGGGAGCACCCGCACATAGGACGGATCGTAGAGGAGATTGCAGAGAACAGGCCGGGCCAGGTTGCAGAGCTGGTCAATGCCGGTAAGCTGGAGATGGAAGAGCTTGTAGAAGTAGCGCCTTTTGTAAAAGCAAGTGCCCTTAATAAGGTGACAGAGGCCATAGACAGCAGCGTCCTTACGTTAGATGTAATTATGCGGCTGGCCCCTTTTCTGGGAACAGATCTATTAGATGAACTGGTTCGTCAAGCTGAAAAGAAAGAAATGGCTTGGAATGTTATTGCCGGCCTTGCCCCGTTCGTCAGCAGCAGCACCTTAAGCGAGCTGGTTGATCAAGCAGCGGACGGTTCCAGAGAGGTGAACAATCTTGTGGGCATCGCCCCGTTTCTGGAACGGGAACAGCTGGACCGATTGGTGCAACAAGCCAGAGGGGACAGCCCCAGCTGGCACTCCATTCAAGGACTGGCTCCCTTTATTAGCAGGGAAACGTTGGGCCTTCTAGTTGACCGCGTGGCAGACGGTAATGTCGATGGAAACCGGCTCATAGGTCTTGCTCCTTTTCTGGACAGGGGAAAGCTTGAGAAGTTGCTTGGTGAAGTGGAAGCTGAACAGCTTAGCCCGGATCTGCTGGCAAGCCTCGCTCCATATATCGATCAAGGGACTTTGAGCAGAATGGTGACAGGCTTACTTAATAAAGGGAAGTAG
- a CDS encoding vWA domain-containing protein, translating into MRKGKTLFILGIIAASVFALVYFGITLTSNLGKSKTEISAEDADKRLNRLYKDINVTSAEPVKGQIDLDPASVGDSLPDISKFPISVESTTDSYVEIFSSTEKSGTGNDGWLNEVATDFNAAGLTIDGKPASVKIRNIASGTAADYIRSGKYVPDAFTPSNELWGEMVKASGVQAELVTKRLTGNVAGVVMSKQKYDQLVDKYGSINVKTITDAIAANELAMGYTDPFASSTGLNFLVTALSTFDSTDLLGAKAVQGFEKFQANVPFIASTTLQMREAAKSGMLDAFVLEYQTFVNAKDLTSGYVFTPFGVRHDSPLYALGQLPPEKLAIIKKFGEFVQQEKYQKTAADKGFNGLTDYVSELAPVDGSILTSAQKLWKEKKNSSKPIAAVFVADVSGSMAGEPLNRLKESLLKGQKFLGKDNSIGFVSYSSDVTINLPIGKYDTNQQSMFVGAINSLQPVGGTATFDGLVVAMKMLKDELAVNPDMKPLIFVLSDGETNEGHSLDDIRGLIETYKIPVYTIGYNANIKALESISSINEAANINADTEDVVYKIGNLLNVQM; encoded by the coding sequence ATGAGGAAAGGCAAAACACTGTTCATACTCGGCATTATCGCCGCATCCGTCTTCGCACTTGTCTATTTCGGAATCACCTTAACGTCCAATCTGGGCAAATCCAAGACAGAAATCTCTGCCGAAGACGCCGACAAAAGACTGAACCGCCTCTATAAGGATATCAACGTGACCAGTGCTGAGCCTGTAAAAGGGCAGATCGATCTTGATCCGGCATCCGTCGGCGATTCGTTGCCCGATATCTCCAAGTTCCCCATCTCCGTAGAGAGCACAACCGATAGCTACGTCGAGATTTTCTCCTCCACGGAGAAGTCCGGAACAGGCAACGACGGCTGGCTGAATGAGGTTGCAACAGACTTCAACGCTGCCGGTCTTACAATAGACGGCAAGCCGGCCTCCGTCAAAATCCGCAACATCGCTTCCGGCACAGCCGCAGATTATATCCGTTCCGGCAAATATGTGCCTGATGCCTTCACTCCCTCTAATGAGCTATGGGGCGAGATGGTTAAGGCCAGCGGCGTGCAGGCCGAGCTGGTTACGAAGCGTCTGACCGGCAACGTCGCCGGAGTCGTAATGAGCAAGCAGAAATACGACCAGCTGGTCGACAAATACGGTTCGATCAATGTCAAGACGATTACCGATGCCATTGCGGCTAATGAGCTGGCGATGGGGTACACCGATCCTTTTGCCAGCTCAACGGGGCTAAATTTCCTGGTCACCGCGCTGAGCACCTTCGATAGTACAGATCTGCTGGGAGCCAAGGCGGTGCAAGGCTTCGAGAAGTTCCAGGCCAACGTGCCCTTCATCGCCTCCACCACCCTGCAAATGCGGGAAGCCGCCAAATCCGGCATGCTGGATGCCTTCGTGCTTGAGTATCAGACCTTTGTCAATGCGAAGGACCTGACCAGCGGCTATGTATTCACCCCGTTCGGGGTAAGACATGACAGCCCGCTCTATGCACTCGGGCAGCTGCCGCCGGAGAAGCTGGCGATCATTAAGAAGTTCGGCGAATTCGTCCAGCAGGAGAAGTACCAGAAGACGGCTGCCGACAAGGGCTTCAACGGCCTGACCGACTATGTCTCCGAGCTGGCACCGGTTGACGGCTCCATTCTCACCTCGGCCCAGAAGCTCTGGAAGGAGAAAAAGAACAGCAGCAAGCCGATTGCGGCAGTGTTCGTAGCCGATGTCTCAGGCAGCATGGCCGGCGAGCCGCTGAACCGTCTCAAGGAGTCCCTGCTGAAGGGCCAGAAATTCCTCGGCAAGGACAACAGCATCGGCTTTGTCTCCTATTCCAGTGATGTGACCATCAATCTGCCCATCGGCAAATATGACACCAATCAGCAATCCATGTTCGTAGGGGCGATTAACAGCCTTCAGCCTGTGGGCGGCACGGCTACCTTCGACGGGTTGGTGGTTGCGATGAAGATGCTGAAGGATGAGCTGGCGGTGAACCCGGATATGAAGCCTCTGATCTTCGTGCTGAGCGACGGGGAGACCAACGAAGGCCATTCCCTGGATGATATCCGGGGCCTGATCGAGACCTACAAGATTCCGGTATACACCATCGGGTATAACGCCAATATCAAGGCACTGGAGAGCATCTCCAGCATCAACGAGGCGGCCAATATCAACGCTGACACAGAGGATGTAGTATACAAAATCGGTAACCTGCTCAACGTGCAAATGTAG
- a CDS encoding DMT family transporter codes for MKYLISVLVGAMSYGILSTIVVLAYGQGYKLGEVVGTQLLTGCILAWLLALYTKLRANRKQRSTTNVTATAKAAPARLTWKHRLLLMMAGAPTVVTGLLYYQSLRYIPASLAIILLFQFTWISVLIQAVSKRQRPDKITVLTLILLFGGTLLAAGILNQGAAEFNLLGLMLGLLSAVSYSMFIIFSGKAVPSAHPAYRSAWMVTGGLVLLCILFPPTFLFNGMLWGPLLLFGFLLGLFGAFIPPLLFAIGVPHIGGGMAGILGAVELPVAVLMSSFVLQEHVSLLQWIGVVLVLLGVVLPELYKLRWGSGNAQAVSSSSV; via the coding sequence ATGAAATATTTAATCTCCGTACTTGTAGGCGCTATGAGCTACGGCATTTTATCAACAATTGTTGTATTGGCCTACGGGCAGGGTTACAAGCTGGGAGAGGTAGTCGGCACCCAGCTCTTAACCGGCTGTATTCTCGCCTGGCTGCTTGCGTTATATACCAAGCTTAGAGCGAACCGCAAACAGCGCAGCACAACGAACGTTACAGCAACTGCCAAGGCGGCCCCCGCAAGGCTGACCTGGAAGCATAGACTGCTCTTGATGATGGCCGGTGCGCCAACCGTGGTTACGGGCCTGCTCTACTACCAGTCGCTCCGGTATATTCCGGCTTCGCTGGCGATTATCCTGCTGTTCCAGTTCACCTGGATCAGTGTGCTCATTCAGGCCGTAAGCAAACGTCAACGCCCTGACAAAATCACGGTGCTGACGCTGATCCTGCTGTTCGGCGGAACCCTGCTTGCCGCAGGTATTCTGAATCAGGGAGCTGCCGAGTTTAACCTGCTGGGGCTGATGCTCGGATTATTATCGGCAGTAAGCTATTCGATGTTCATTATCTTCAGCGGCAAAGCCGTTCCATCGGCCCATCCGGCCTACCGGAGCGCCTGGATGGTCACTGGCGGCCTGGTGCTGTTGTGTATCCTGTTCCCGCCGACCTTCCTGTTTAACGGTATGCTATGGGGACCGCTGCTGCTGTTCGGCTTCCTGCTCGGCTTGTTCGGCGCCTTCATTCCGCCGCTGCTGTTCGCCATCGGAGTTCCGCATATCGGCGGCGGGATGGCCGGTATTCTGGGTGCCGTCGAACTGCCCGTTGCCGTCTTAATGTCCTCGTTCGTATTGCAGGAGCATGTAAGTCTTCTACAATGGATTGGGGTGGTGCTGGTGCTGCTGGGTGTGGTATTGCCGGAGCTGTATAAGCTGCGGTGGGGAAGTGGAAATGCCCAGGCCGTGAGTTCGTCATCGGTCTAA